In Cellvibrio polysaccharolyticus, a genomic segment contains:
- a CDS encoding acyl-CoA thioesterase, which translates to MSDEAKPVFSCAIPVRWGDMDAFGHVNNTLYLRYIEEARFLWMQSKGIPIGGDSYPVVVTIGCTFLRPVFYPDTLRIDCYISEPGRSSFIIDYRIFSESDPLNPTATSHSKVVWVEAKTGKSTPLPDSVRSWF; encoded by the coding sequence ATGAGTGATGAGGCGAAACCTGTTTTTTCCTGTGCCATCCCGGTTCGCTGGGGCGATATGGATGCCTTCGGGCACGTCAACAACACCCTTTACCTGCGCTACATTGAAGAAGCGCGTTTCCTGTGGATGCAAAGCAAAGGTATCCCGATCGGGGGCGATTCCTACCCGGTCGTCGTCACCATTGGCTGTACTTTTTTACGGCCGGTGTTTTACCCGGATACGCTGCGGATTGATTGTTATATTTCCGAGCCGGGACGCTCCAGCTTTATTATTGATTACCGTATTTTTTCAGAATCGGACCCGCTAAACCCCACCGCCACCAGCCATTCCAAAGTGGTGTGGGTAGAGGCCAAAACCGGTAAATCCACGCCTTTACCCGACAGCGTTCGCAGCTGGTTTTAA
- a CDS encoding 2-keto-4-pentenoate hydratase, translating into MSRFSAAVAEEAAQLLVTRRLAATPGAVLPEHLRPQTVEEALQIQQAFANLWCEQTDDSIGGWKCLQPSEDKLIIAPIFTSTINSVAPVTAVTTAEKVRIEPELAFYIAKDLPARETPYTASDVDAAIGRTHLALELIHCRYAEPGTTTFADNLADNLVNQGLFVGPEVDATQAAKASTVNFAANANGQSIFAGEGRHPNLGPRLPLYWLAEFLRSRGEGLQAGQVIITGSYAGIWDIPTGSTLTVEYQGLGTLTVSFNAA; encoded by the coding sequence ATGTCCCGATTTTCTGCCGCTGTTGCTGAAGAAGCAGCACAACTGTTAGTTACCCGTCGTCTGGCTGCCACACCAGGCGCCGTGCTTCCCGAGCACCTGCGTCCGCAAACCGTTGAAGAAGCACTGCAAATTCAGCAAGCCTTTGCCAACCTCTGGTGCGAACAAACCGACGACTCCATTGGCGGCTGGAAATGCCTCCAGCCCAGCGAAGATAAATTGATCATCGCGCCGATTTTTACCTCAACCATTAACAGTGTTGCACCGGTTACTGCCGTGACTACCGCAGAAAAAGTGCGCATTGAGCCGGAGCTGGCGTTTTATATTGCCAAAGATTTGCCCGCCCGCGAGACGCCCTATACTGCCAGTGATGTTGATGCCGCTATTGGCCGTACCCATTTGGCACTTGAGCTGATTCACTGCCGCTATGCCGAACCGGGAACCACCACCTTTGCAGATAACCTCGCTGATAACCTGGTCAATCAGGGCTTGTTTGTCGGGCCGGAAGTTGACGCCACACAGGCAGCAAAAGCGTCTACCGTTAACTTTGCGGCAAACGCCAATGGCCAGAGCATTTTTGCCGGCGAAGGCCGTCACCCCAACCTGGGGCCGCGCTTGCCGCTCTATTGGCTGGCCGAATTTTTACGCAGCCGTGGTGAAGGTTTGCAGGCAGGCCAGGTGATTATTACCGGTTCTTATGCAGGTATCTGGGATATTCCGACCGGTTCGACATTAACAGTGGAGTATCAGGGGCTGGGCACCTTGACGGTATCTTTTAACGCGGCTTGA
- the phoB gene encoding phosphate regulon transcriptional regulator PhoB — protein MSGRKILIVDDEPAIRDMLRVALEMADYNCLEAGNAQDAHALVVDEKPDLLLLDWMMPGTTGLELARRLKRDEVTADIPIIMLTAKGEEDNKIQGLDVGADDYITKPFSPRELVARLKAVLRRADPQINGQPIIVKGLCLDPISHRVTIHEQPVDMGPTEYRLLEFFLTHQERAYTRSQLLDHVWGGNVYVEERTVDVHIRRLRKALTVDNHENLVQTVRGTGYRFSTRIDL, from the coding sequence ATGAGCGGCCGCAAAATTCTTATCGTTGATGACGAGCCGGCAATCCGCGACATGTTGCGCGTTGCACTGGAAATGGCCGATTACAATTGCCTTGAAGCAGGGAATGCACAGGATGCCCACGCGCTGGTAGTGGATGAAAAACCGGATTTGCTACTACTTGACTGGATGATGCCCGGCACCACCGGGCTGGAATTGGCCAGACGCCTGAAACGCGACGAAGTAACCGCGGATATTCCGATCATCATGCTCACCGCCAAAGGTGAGGAAGACAATAAAATTCAGGGGCTGGATGTTGGCGCGGATGATTACATCACCAAGCCTTTCTCTCCACGCGAACTGGTCGCCCGGCTCAAAGCCGTGCTGCGCCGCGCCGACCCGCAAATCAACGGTCAGCCGATCATCGTAAAAGGCCTTTGCCTTGATCCCATCAGCCACCGTGTCACCATTCACGAACAACCGGTCGACATGGGCCCTACCGAATACCGCCTGCTGGAATTTTTCCTCACCCATCAGGAGCGCGCCTACACCCGCAGCCAATTGCTGGATCACGTCTGGGGCGGCAATGTGTATGTGGAAGAGCGCACCGTGGATGTACACATTCGCCGCTTGCGCAAAGCGCTGACGGTGGATAATCATGAAAACCTTGTCCAGACTGTGCGCGGCACCGGCTACCGTTTTTCTACCCGCATTGATCTCTAA
- a CDS encoding hydrogen peroxide-inducible genes activator has protein sequence MTLTELRYIVTLAQEQHFGRAAERCFVSQPTLSIAVKKLEDELGVALFERTKSRVQATPLGDQIVRQAQLVLEQTAAIKDIADAGKDQLSSPLSVGAIFTIGPYLLPQFIPYLQRIASKMPLYIEEGYTAGLRKKLRNGELDVIIVALPFTEPDVVTQPLFEEPFVVLLPHNHPLAAKDAIDPDELDRESVLLLGEGHCFRDQVLSTCPNLQPSLEESSSRIRTASEGSSLETLRHMVASGLGITILPLSAAQTTLYAANQLVTRPFKDPSPSRTVALAWRASFPRHKAIDALREAIHASTSAHLNFTTRREPAGSGLLVENGNW, from the coding sequence ATGACGCTTACTGAACTTCGCTACATAGTGACACTTGCCCAGGAACAACACTTTGGCCGCGCCGCCGAACGCTGTTTTGTCAGCCAGCCGACGCTGAGCATTGCTGTGAAAAAACTGGAGGATGAACTGGGTGTGGCGCTGTTTGAGCGCACCAAATCCCGCGTGCAAGCCACACCGCTGGGCGACCAGATTGTGCGCCAGGCACAACTGGTGCTTGAGCAAACGGCGGCTATCAAAGACATCGCCGATGCCGGTAAAGACCAGCTGAGCAGCCCCTTATCCGTCGGTGCCATTTTTACCATCGGCCCCTACCTGCTGCCGCAGTTTATTCCTTATTTGCAACGCATCGCCAGCAAAATGCCCTTGTATATTGAAGAAGGCTATACCGCCGGCTTGCGCAAGAAGCTGCGCAACGGCGAATTGGACGTGATTATTGTCGCCCTGCCTTTTACCGAGCCGGACGTAGTTACCCAGCCATTGTTCGAAGAACCCTTTGTCGTTTTACTGCCGCACAACCATCCGCTGGCGGCTAAAGACGCAATTGATCCGGATGAGCTGGACCGTGAAAGTGTGCTGCTGCTGGGTGAAGGTCACTGCTTCCGCGATCAGGTGCTATCCACCTGTCCCAACTTGCAACCGTCACTGGAAGAAAGCTCCAGCCGTATCCGCACGGCATCCGAAGGCAGCTCGCTGGAAACCCTGCGGCACATGGTCGCTTCCGGCCTCGGCATCACTATTCTGCCGCTGTCAGCGGCGCAAACTACGCTTTATGCGGCCAACCAATTGGTCACTCGCCCGTTTAAAGACCCGTCGCCGAGCCGCACTGTTGCTCTGGCGTGGCGAGCCAGTTTTCCGCGGCATAAAGCGATCGATGCGTTGCGCGAAGCCATTCACGCCTCCACATCGGCTCATTTGAATTTCACCACCCGTCGCGAACCGGCCGGTTCCGGCTTGCTGGTGGAAAACGGGAACTGGTAA
- a CDS encoding tryptophan halogenase family protein: protein MSAPGTQLPAAPDALQRIVIVGGGTAGWLAAAMLTRQIKPAQCRIEVVESEQLGRIGLGESTIPPFVGLLKSLGIDEQDFIRKTGATYKLGIRFVDWKQKNSQYFHPFGVIGARIDSQDFYQCWLKARHLGHPWELQEFSPCAVMAAQGRFLPPNQAYHSPIAGAGYALHVDARYLADYFRHYAEAAGVQRTEGLVSQVTTANDDGRIETLILADGREISGDFFIDCTGFKSLLLGKTLGVAWQDWSHLLPCDRAVAVKSDHHHNIPPFTQATARESGWSWQIPLQQNTGYGYVYSSQFCSDEKARRQLLKLIDGSPVNEVKTIPFATGCHDVLWQKNCLALGLAAGFIEPLESTAIHLIARGMDFFLRYYPDKHCKPALIAEYNRRMRNDFEEVRDFVLLHYCTTQRDDSPFWQHCRNLPLPDSLQARMELFKASGAMREGLDELFRQHSWQSIFEGMGLRPDHYCARVDNSDFEQIRTTLTNARQAIAAMVNTLPSHDAFLAGLHKSAANGKSV from the coding sequence ATGAGCGCCCCCGGAACTCAACTGCCTGCAGCACCGGATGCCTTGCAACGTATCGTCATCGTAGGGGGCGGTACCGCGGGTTGGCTGGCGGCAGCGATGCTGACCCGCCAGATCAAACCGGCGCAGTGCCGTATTGAGGTGGTTGAGTCCGAGCAACTGGGGCGCATCGGGCTGGGGGAATCTACCATCCCGCCGTTTGTGGGTTTGCTGAAAAGCCTGGGCATTGATGAGCAGGATTTTATTCGCAAGACCGGCGCCACCTACAAACTGGGCATTCGCTTCGTCGATTGGAAACAGAAAAACAGCCAGTATTTTCATCCCTTCGGGGTGATAGGTGCGCGTATTGATTCGCAGGATTTTTATCAGTGCTGGCTGAAAGCCCGCCACCTGGGGCACCCCTGGGAATTACAGGAATTTTCGCCCTGTGCGGTGATGGCTGCGCAGGGTCGTTTTTTGCCGCCCAACCAGGCTTACCACTCGCCCATCGCCGGCGCCGGTTACGCCCTGCATGTGGATGCCCGCTATCTCGCCGACTACTTTCGTCACTACGCCGAAGCGGCCGGTGTGCAACGTACCGAAGGACTGGTCAGCCAGGTCACTACCGCCAACGACGATGGTCGCATCGAGACATTGATATTGGCCGATGGCCGCGAGATCAGCGGCGATTTTTTTATTGACTGCACCGGTTTCAAATCGCTGCTGCTGGGAAAAACCCTCGGCGTTGCCTGGCAAGACTGGTCGCACCTGCTGCCCTGTGACCGCGCCGTAGCGGTAAAAAGCGACCATCACCATAATATTCCGCCGTTCACCCAGGCCACCGCTCGCGAGTCCGGCTGGTCGTGGCAAATACCGCTTCAACAAAACACCGGTTATGGCTATGTCTATTCCAGCCAGTTTTGCAGCGATGAAAAAGCCCGCCGCCAGTTATTAAAACTGATTGATGGCTCGCCGGTGAATGAAGTCAAAACCATCCCCTTTGCGACCGGCTGTCATGACGTGCTGTGGCAAAAAAATTGCCTGGCGCTGGGTCTCGCCGCCGGCTTTATTGAACCGCTGGAATCCACCGCTATTCATTTGATCGCCCGGGGCATGGATTTTTTTCTGCGCTATTACCCGGACAAACACTGCAAACCGGCTCTGATCGCCGAATATAACCGCCGTATGCGCAACGATTTTGAAGAAGTGCGCGACTTTGTCTTGCTGCATTACTGCACCACACAACGCGATGATTCGCCCTTCTGGCAACACTGTCGCAACCTGCCGTTGCCCGACTCGTTGCAAGCGCGCATGGAATTGTTCAAGGCCAGCGGCGCGATGCGCGAAGGGCTGGACGAGCTCTTCCGCCAACACAGCTGGCAGTCTATTTTTGAAGGCATGGGCCTGCGCCCGGATCACTATTGCGCCCGCGTGGACAACAGCGATTTTGAACAAATTCGCACCACGCTGACCAACGCCCGCCAGGCGATTGCCGCCATGGTCAATACCTTGCCCTCCCACGATGCCTTTCTGGCCGGCCTGCATAAATCGGCCGCCAACGGCAAATCCGTCTGA
- a CDS encoding chorismate--pyruvate lyase family protein, translating to MLSPFSFSSQTSCRWQSLLAIAPQNRPPLPLQTWLLNETSLTARLIALSEGQFDVQIVRQFRGIPTREEQQALAMRRPGLALIREVVLRGHRQPWVFARSVLPLTSLTGRLRRLRKQGNQPLGKFLFKHPQLERSPVVIACFGKGNRYLPPALQGEQPLWGRRSVFRLDNRPLLVSEVFLDHFTALYQDSDPVSSPDRSSVAK from the coding sequence GTGTTATCGCCATTCAGTTTCAGTTCGCAGACAAGCTGTCGCTGGCAATCGCTGCTCGCCATCGCCCCGCAAAACCGCCCGCCCCTGCCGCTGCAAACCTGGTTACTCAATGAAACCTCGCTCACCGCGCGTCTGATTGCGCTCAGCGAAGGGCAGTTTGATGTGCAGATTGTGCGTCAGTTTCGCGGCATCCCCACCCGTGAAGAACAACAGGCGCTGGCGATGCGCAGACCTGGCTTGGCGCTGATCCGCGAAGTGGTCTTGCGCGGCCACCGGCAACCCTGGGTTTTTGCCCGCAGCGTATTGCCGCTCACCAGCCTCACGGGGCGCTTGCGACGGCTGCGCAAACAGGGCAACCAGCCGTTGGGGAAGTTTCTCTTCAAACATCCGCAACTGGAACGCAGCCCGGTCGTGATTGCCTGTTTTGGCAAAGGCAACCGCTACCTGCCGCCGGCATTGCAGGGCGAACAACCCTTGTGGGGCCGGCGCTCGGTGTTTCGCCTCGACAACCGGCCATTGCTGGTCAGCGAAGTCTTCCTCGATCACTTCACCGCCTTGTACCAGGATAGCGACCCCGTCTCTTCACCTGATCGGTCATCCGTGGCAAAGTAG
- a CDS encoding dicarboxylate/amino acid:cation symporter, with protein sequence MSLTKRVLLAMVCGIAVGIGLNNYLGITPDNPVPATPAGQWILQYVVDGFLDAIGQIFLASLKLLVVPLVFISMVGGSASLGNHSSMGRMAGKTIFLYIITTSIAVSIALAISLAVGPGEGLNMKLPENVALPTAPSIKDTLVGIFPSNPIQAMAEGNMLQIIVFSLLFGVAVSRTETSRKYILELFDHLNNVVIKMILMLMELAPYGVFCLLAKLFVTTGYEAVLDLAKYFFTLLGILIFYGVCVYSLMLKAFTGLSPLKFGRKMWPVLLFGFSTSSSGATMPFTMRTIQHDLGVDNKVASFTVPLGTAINMDGTAIMQGVATVFIAQAYGIDIGLSGYLMVIITASLAAIGTAAVPSAGMIMLAMVLQQAGLPLEGIALVLSVDRLLDMVRTSVNIAGDGVVSCIVANSEKLLDRERFNDMNKTV encoded by the coding sequence ATGAGTTTGACCAAGCGCGTTTTACTGGCAATGGTGTGCGGCATTGCCGTTGGCATCGGTCTTAATAATTACCTTGGCATTACGCCGGATAACCCGGTACCGGCAACACCGGCTGGTCAATGGATTTTGCAGTACGTGGTGGATGGTTTTCTGGATGCCATCGGGCAGATCTTTCTCGCTTCGCTGAAATTGCTGGTGGTGCCGCTGGTATTTATTTCCATGGTCGGCGGCAGTGCCTCGCTGGGTAATCACAGCAGCATGGGGCGGATGGCTGGCAAAACCATTTTCCTGTACATCATCACGACGTCCATCGCGGTCAGCATCGCGCTGGCTATCAGCCTGGCGGTTGGCCCCGGTGAAGGGCTCAACATGAAGCTGCCGGAGAATGTGGCACTGCCGACGGCGCCATCGATCAAGGACACGCTGGTTGGTATCTTCCCGAGCAACCCGATTCAGGCGATGGCCGAAGGCAACATGCTGCAAATTATTGTCTTCTCGCTGCTGTTCGGTGTGGCGGTATCGCGCACGGAAACGTCCCGCAAATACATTCTTGAATTGTTTGATCACCTGAACAATGTGGTGATCAAAATGATCCTGATGTTGATGGAATTGGCGCCTTACGGGGTTTTCTGCCTGCTGGCGAAGCTGTTTGTCACCACCGGTTACGAGGCGGTGCTGGATCTGGCGAAATACTTCTTCACCTTGCTCGGTATTCTCATTTTCTACGGTGTTTGCGTATACAGCCTGATGTTAAAAGCTTTTACCGGCCTGAGCCCACTGAAATTTGGCCGCAAAATGTGGCCGGTGTTGTTGTTTGGTTTCAGTACCTCGTCCAGCGGTGCCACCATGCCCTTTACCATGCGCACCATTCAGCATGATTTGGGGGTGGATAACAAAGTGGCTTCGTTTACGGTGCCGCTCGGCACTGCGATTAACATGGACGGCACGGCGATTATGCAGGGTGTGGCAACGGTATTTATCGCCCAGGCCTACGGTATTGATATCGGCTTATCCGGTTATTTAATGGTGATTATTACCGCATCGCTGGCGGCGATTGGTACGGCAGCGGTGCCTAGCGCCGGGATGATTATGCTGGCGATGGTGCTGCAACAAGCCGGTTTGCCGCTGGAAGGTATTGCGCTGGTGCTCAGTGTGGATCGTCTGCTGGATATGGTGCGCACTTCGGTCAATATTGCCGGTGACGGGGTGGTGTCGTGTATCGTCGCGAACAGCGAAAAACTGCTGGATCGCGAGCGCTTCAACGATATGAATAAAACCGTATAA
- a CDS encoding aminoacyl-tRNA deacylase and HDOD domain-containing protein, with the protein MPVPASVQTRLDDQNVLYHIATTPVDDNNNRIWHDQHLRNVGAARSVLLQDENGKVQIIIGADRLLDLHAVNRLLNRQLFATNADELARFCRNHNVQTVPALPKIAGMLTLVDEDLLEREALLLDSGSEEQLLQLSREEFRQVLEDARLCDISVALAPLENDPSVQQDTDLILGAVENFTRLRIKQRLEETLELPPLSETAQRIIKLRVNPNADVSDLAQIVETDPSLAAQVVSWAASPYYSAPGKIRSIHDAIVRVLGFDMVLNLALGLALGRSLQIPRQGPHSALPYWQQAVYVAATIEGLVTAIPRDQRPAFGMAYLCGLLHNFGYLILAEVFPPHFNQYCHLADANSHITHQAIERHLLGVTREQIASTLMSLWSMPEEVVVALRQQNNPDYQGEHHRYAKLVFVAQRLLLQQGIGHGPKLDIPQHVFDELHLDPQKAVAAVKNILESETDLEFIALQLSPH; encoded by the coding sequence GTGCCCGTACCCGCGAGTGTTCAAACACGACTTGATGATCAAAACGTTCTCTACCATATCGCCACGACACCGGTGGACGACAATAACAACCGTATTTGGCACGACCAGCATTTACGCAATGTTGGAGCCGCCCGATCGGTTTTGTTGCAGGACGAAAACGGCAAGGTTCAGATCATCATAGGTGCCGACCGATTACTGGATTTGCACGCCGTCAATCGCTTGCTCAACCGTCAATTATTCGCGACCAATGCCGACGAACTGGCGCGCTTCTGCCGTAACCACAATGTACAAACGGTACCGGCTCTGCCAAAAATCGCCGGCATGTTAACGCTGGTAGACGAAGACTTGCTGGAGCGGGAAGCGCTGTTACTGGACTCCGGCAGCGAAGAACAACTGCTGCAACTCTCCCGTGAAGAATTCCGTCAGGTGCTTGAAGACGCACGTTTGTGCGATATTTCCGTGGCCCTGGCACCGCTTGAAAACGACCCGTCTGTTCAGCAGGACACTGATTTGATTCTCGGGGCGGTAGAAAACTTCACCCGTTTGCGCATCAAACAGCGGCTGGAAGAAACCCTGGAGTTACCGCCGCTCTCGGAAACCGCACAACGCATTATCAAGCTGCGCGTTAACCCCAATGCGGATGTCAGTGATCTGGCACAAATTGTCGAAACCGACCCGAGCCTCGCCGCGCAGGTAGTAAGCTGGGCGGCCTCTCCCTATTATTCTGCGCCGGGTAAAATCCGCTCGATTCACGATGCCATTGTGCGGGTACTGGGCTTTGATATGGTGCTCAACCTGGCGCTGGGTCTGGCGCTCGGACGCTCGCTGCAAATTCCCAGGCAGGGTCCGCACAGCGCTTTGCCCTACTGGCAACAGGCGGTTTATGTTGCCGCCACCATTGAAGGTCTGGTTACCGCCATTCCTCGCGATCAGCGCCCGGCGTTTGGCATGGCCTACCTTTGCGGGCTGTTGCATAATTTTGGCTATCTGATTCTTGCCGAGGTATTCCCGCCGCACTTCAACCAGTATTGCCATCTGGCCGATGCCAACTCCCACATTACCCATCAAGCCATCGAGCGCCATTTGCTCGGTGTAACCCGCGAGCAAATCGCCAGCACCCTGATGTCGCTGTGGTCCATGCCCGAAGAAGTGGTGGTTGCGCTGCGCCAGCAAAACAACCCGGACTATCAGGGCGAACATCACCGCTACGCCAAACTGGTTTTTGTTGCGCAACGCCTCTTGTTACAACAGGGCATCGGACACGGCCCCAAGCTGGATATTCCCCAGCATGTGTTTGATGAATTGCATCTCGATCCGCAAAAAGCCGTAGCCGCTGTTAAAAATATTCTCGAGTCGGAAACCGACCTGGAATTTATTGCTTTACAGCTCTCCCCGCACTGA
- the recG gene encoding ATP-dependent DNA helicase RecG, translating to MSTGFHAIRTLDKVPVSELKGVGAVLAGKLQRIGIYSIQDLLLHLPTRYMDRTRITPIGGLQPNAHYVIEGSVRASDIVIGKRRSLVVRLQDDTGTTTLRFYHFNKAQKERFAPGARLRVFGETRRGSAGLEFYHPEYESADTRNTAELEASLTPVYPATDGLSQSRLRQLSSQALQWLNHHTLQELIPEPLRDRLQQSAMADAIRFLHHPPASANLQQLADGEHPFQQRLAFEELLAHHLSLLLLRREAQAIAAPRFNESAALVNQFLQQLGFSLTAAQQRVCQEISQDLASPLPMLRLVQGDVGSGKTVVAAMAALAAAASGQQTAIMAPTEILAEQHRNNFSRWLEPLGISVAWLTGKLKVAERRQQLAAITSGEAAVVVGTHALFQADVEFARLGLVIIDEQHRFGVNQRLSLRQKGANGDYNPHQLIMTATPIPRTLAMSAYADLDCSIIDELPPGRTPVTTVVISQLRRADVIERVRLACNQGRQAYWVCTLIEESETLEAQAAEATAEMLAGLLAPLRVGLLHGRLKADEKEQIMAAFKAGELDLLVATTVIEVGVDVPNASLMIIENPERLGLAQLHQLRGRVGRGTAASHCVLLYSDPLSAQGKARLNVMRESNDGFVIAEQDLQLRGAGEVLGTRQTGEMQFRIANLQRDAHLLTGVKQCALVLMSEYPEICAAIVARWIGQNQHYLQV from the coding sequence ATGAGTACCGGCTTTCACGCAATTCGCACCCTCGACAAGGTGCCAGTTTCAGAACTGAAAGGCGTCGGCGCCGTACTGGCTGGCAAGCTGCAACGCATCGGTATTTACAGCATTCAGGATTTGCTGCTGCACCTGCCCACACGCTACATGGACCGCACTCGCATCACCCCCATCGGCGGCTTGCAGCCCAACGCGCATTACGTAATTGAAGGCAGCGTACGTGCCAGTGATATTGTGATCGGCAAACGGCGCAGCTTGGTGGTGCGCTTGCAGGACGACACCGGCACTACCACGCTGCGTTTTTATCATTTCAATAAAGCGCAAAAAGAGCGCTTCGCCCCCGGCGCCCGCTTGCGGGTATTTGGTGAAACCCGGCGGGGGTCAGCCGGTCTGGAGTTTTATCACCCGGAATATGAATCAGCCGATACCCGCAATACCGCCGAACTTGAAGCCTCGCTAACGCCGGTTTACCCGGCCACCGACGGGCTGAGCCAAAGCCGGTTGCGGCAGTTGTCCAGCCAGGCCTTGCAATGGTTGAATCACCACACCTTGCAGGAATTGATTCCCGAACCGCTGCGCGACCGTTTGCAGCAAAGCGCTATGGCCGATGCCATCCGCTTTTTGCACCACCCGCCGGCCAGCGCCAACCTGCAACAATTGGCCGATGGTGAGCATCCCTTCCAGCAACGGCTGGCCTTTGAAGAACTGCTGGCGCACCACCTCAGTTTATTGCTGTTACGCCGTGAAGCCCAGGCGATTGCCGCCCCCCGGTTTAATGAATCAGCCGCACTGGTAAATCAGTTTTTGCAACAACTGGGCTTTTCACTGACCGCAGCCCAGCAGCGCGTCTGCCAGGAAATTTCGCAGGATCTGGCCAGCCCGCTGCCCATGTTACGGCTGGTGCAGGGCGATGTCGGCTCCGGCAAAACGGTCGTCGCCGCCATGGCCGCGCTGGCAGCAGCGGCCAGTGGGCAGCAAACTGCCATTATGGCGCCCACCGAGATTCTTGCCGAACAACACCGCAATAATTTCAGCCGCTGGCTGGAGCCACTCGGCATTTCCGTCGCCTGGCTGACCGGAAAACTGAAAGTCGCCGAGCGTCGCCAGCAACTGGCGGCCATTACCAGCGGAGAAGCCGCCGTGGTAGTGGGCACTCACGCCCTGTTTCAGGCGGATGTTGAGTTCGCCCGGCTGGGGCTGGTGATCATTGATGAGCAACACCGCTTCGGTGTTAACCAGCGCCTTTCCTTGCGACAGAAAGGCGCCAACGGCGACTACAATCCGCACCAGTTAATCATGACCGCCACACCGATTCCGCGTACCCTGGCGATGAGCGCCTATGCCGATCTCGACTGTTCCATCATTGACGAGCTTCCCCCGGGAAGAACCCCGGTCACCACCGTGGTGATCAGCCAATTGCGTCGTGCCGATGTGATTGAGCGGGTACGCCTTGCCTGCAACCAGGGTCGCCAGGCCTATTGGGTGTGCACGCTGATTGAAGAATCCGAAACACTGGAAGCCCAGGCCGCCGAAGCAACCGCTGAAATGCTGGCCGGTTTGCTGGCGCCCTTGCGCGTGGGTCTGCTACATGGCCGCCTGAAGGCGGATGAAAAAGAACAGATTATGGCGGCCTTTAAAGCCGGTGAGCTGGACTTGCTGGTGGCAACCACCGTGATTGAAGTGGGCGTGGATGTACCCAATGCCAGCCTGATGATTATCGAAAACCCGGAGCGACTGGGGTTGGCACAACTGCACCAGCTGCGCGGGCGTGTCGGGCGCGGCACAGCGGCCAGCCATTGCGTGCTGCTTTACAGCGACCCGCTGTCGGCGCAAGGTAAAGCACGACTGAACGTCATGCGTGAAAGTAATGATGGCTTTGTGATTGCCGAACAGGATTTACAGTTGCGCGGTGCCGGTGAAGTATTGGGAACCCGGCAAACCGGTGAGATGCAATTTCGCATTGCCAACCTGCAACGCGACGCGCATTTGTTAACCGGCGTAAAGCAGTGTGCACTTGTACTCATGAGTGAGTATCCTGAAATTTGCGCCGCTATCGTAGCGCGCTGGATCGGGCAAAATCAGCATTATTTACAGGTGTAA
- the ubiA gene encoding 4-hydroxybenzoate octaprenyltransferase yields MAPLQKTPATAAIWRVKAAQYIRLTRLNRPIGSLLLLWPTLWALWLAAGGFPRWDLLVIFTLGVFVMRSAGCVINDFADRRIDGQVKRTRERPLATGEVSSREAIGLFVALCLVAFMLVLFTDSFTVQLSVGGLALAFTYPFMKRYTHLPQVVLGAAFAWAVPMAFAAQRGNLGEDVWLLYLAVILWTVVYDTFYAMVDRDDDIKIGVKSTAVLFGDQDRLITGVLQLMTLYTLVLVGGRFELGGVYYCGLVLVAGCFIWQQILIRFREREACFKAFLHNNYVGMIIFAAIAIDLLLQ; encoded by the coding sequence ATGGCTCCCCTACAAAAAACACCGGCCACCGCCGCCATCTGGCGCGTTAAAGCCGCCCAATACATTCGCCTCACCCGTCTGAATCGCCCAATCGGCTCGCTGTTATTACTCTGGCCAACACTGTGGGCGCTGTGGCTGGCGGCGGGCGGTTTTCCGCGCTGGGATTTATTGGTGATTTTTACGCTGGGCGTTTTTGTCATGCGTTCCGCCGGCTGTGTGATTAACGACTTCGCTGACCGCCGCATTGACGGCCAGGTTAAACGCACCCGTGAACGCCCGCTCGCCACCGGCGAAGTCAGCAGCCGTGAAGCCATTGGTTTGTTTGTGGCGCTCTGTCTGGTGGCGTTTATGCTGGTGCTGTTCACTGACAGTTTCACCGTGCAACTGTCGGTGGGCGGCCTGGCGCTGGCCTTTACCTATCCGTTTATGAAGCGCTACACCCATCTGCCACAAGTTGTGCTGGGCGCGGCTTTCGCCTGGGCGGTGCCGATGGCGTTTGCCGCACAGCGCGGCAACCTCGGCGAAGATGTCTGGCTGTTGTACCTGGCGGTGATTCTCTGGACGGTGGTTTATGACACTTTCTACGCCATGGTCGATCGCGATGACGATATTAAAATTGGCGTTAAATCCACGGCGGTCTTGTTTGGCGATCAGGACCGTTTGATTACCGGTGTATTACAGCTGATGACGCTTTATACCCTGGTGCTGGTCGGTGGCCGTTTTGAGCTGGGTGGCGTTTATTATTGCGGGCTGGTACTAGTTGCCGGCTGCTTTATCTGGCAACAAATACTAATTCGTTTTCGCGAGCGCGAGGCCTGCTTCAAGGCATTTCTGCACAATAATTATGTCGGTATGATTATTTTTGCAGCAATTGCGATAGATTTATTGCTCCAATAG